A single genomic interval of Dyella sp. GSA-30 harbors:
- a CDS encoding fimbria/pilus outer membrane usher protein — translation MERRPRKTCRWPIALAEVIVLQGLLVSGNHAADVTTVNDIKANPTLITDSSDGMTHLGGMDVYLEVTLNGAHGGIAHFVDLNGELWASAATLHQLGFVLPAGTPDPVQLNRLQGVQVDYDASHQAAAIRAPLHMLQLGTTVLNAPGNSRPQPTASPGIVLNYDVYGTEGQHDTSSLSAFTELRAFNSGGVFSTTTLSQLTRNNNEWQDRSVRLDTNWSTSFPDSLLTLRIGDTLTDALSWSRSTRIAGIQLGTNFALQPYLITAPLPAFLGSATLPSNVQLYVDGVEQYNGRVPAGPFQLNTIPNINGAGNAQVVLTDALGRATTLNFSLYDEHQLLKQGLSDWSAELGFVRENYGLSSFTYGHDPVGSGTWRYGVSDSFTVETHAEATRGLSNAGGGGAWLLGTAGGIVSASLARSEHAGRSGSLYSLGYSWRDNRFNVSVSGIRTRGDYSDAATLYGPPPPSTSAQAIAGYSTAYWGSFGVSYLQLRYPQQDATRYGSAYWYRSVGRALSLNLSVNQNLNKASDRSVFLIATLALDHNITVSGSVQRDGNRTGFALDASQSPPSQGGFSWRAAMRQGGDQSGGQAELDYLGRYGQVGIGVNAVGDTRYGYMDATGALVLMGGEVFATRYINSGFAVVSTGGVANIPVKLENNLIGTTNRNGLLLVSPLNAYQDNHLSIDPMDLPAEVQIDHVMARTTPTDRAGTLVRFAITSVKAALVTLHDASGQPLPVGSRVVLAGQAETDAMVGFDGTVYLDTLGEHNTLIVRTPTGTCRASFDYQSDSHGIPAVGPLLCRQDTAP, via the coding sequence ATGGAGAGAAGGCCGCGCAAGACCTGTCGCTGGCCGATCGCTCTCGCTGAAGTCATCGTGCTGCAAGGTTTGCTTGTGTCCGGCAACCATGCCGCCGATGTGACTACAGTGAACGACATAAAGGCCAACCCTACCCTGATCACCGACAGCAGCGATGGCATGACCCATCTTGGCGGCATGGACGTCTATCTTGAAGTAACCCTCAATGGTGCCCACGGAGGCATCGCTCATTTCGTCGATCTCAACGGCGAGCTTTGGGCCAGTGCAGCGACGCTACATCAGCTCGGCTTCGTCCTGCCGGCCGGCACGCCCGACCCGGTCCAACTGAACCGTTTGCAAGGTGTCCAGGTCGACTACGACGCCAGTCATCAGGCCGCGGCCATCCGTGCGCCACTGCACATGCTCCAACTGGGGACGACCGTACTCAATGCGCCCGGCAACAGCCGGCCCCAGCCCACCGCTTCGCCCGGCATCGTGCTGAACTACGATGTCTATGGCACGGAAGGCCAACACGACACCAGCAGCCTGAGCGCTTTCACCGAATTGCGTGCATTCAACAGCGGCGGCGTGTTCAGTACCACCACGCTCTCGCAGCTCACACGCAACAACAATGAGTGGCAGGATCGCTCTGTACGCCTGGATACCAACTGGAGCACGTCGTTTCCCGACAGCCTGCTGACTCTGCGCATCGGAGATACCCTGACCGATGCGCTGTCGTGGTCGAGATCCACGCGCATCGCCGGCATACAGCTCGGTACCAACTTTGCTTTGCAGCCCTATCTGATCACGGCGCCGCTGCCAGCCTTTCTCGGTTCGGCCACCCTGCCATCGAACGTGCAGCTGTATGTCGACGGCGTGGAACAGTACAACGGCAGAGTGCCAGCGGGCCCGTTTCAGCTCAACACGATTCCCAACATCAATGGTGCCGGCAATGCACAAGTTGTGCTGACGGATGCACTGGGCCGAGCCACCACGCTCAATTTTTCGTTGTACGACGAACACCAGTTGCTCAAGCAGGGCCTGTCCGACTGGTCGGCGGAGCTGGGGTTCGTGCGCGAGAACTATGGCTTGAGCTCGTTCACGTACGGTCATGATCCTGTCGGCAGCGGCACCTGGCGCTACGGCGTCAGCGACAGTTTCACCGTTGAAACGCACGCGGAAGCCACGCGCGGGCTGAGCAACGCCGGTGGCGGTGGCGCATGGCTGCTCGGCACCGCGGGCGGCATTGTTTCCGCATCACTGGCGCGAAGCGAACATGCGGGCAGAAGCGGCTCGCTGTACTCGTTGGGCTACAGCTGGCGCGACAATCGATTCAATGTCAGCGTGAGTGGCATTCGCACTCGTGGCGACTACAGCGATGCGGCCACGCTCTACGGACCGCCACCGCCCAGCACCAGCGCCCAGGCGATAGCCGGCTATAGCACCGCCTATTGGGGCAGCTTCGGCGTGAGTTACCTGCAGCTGCGTTATCCCCAGCAGGACGCCACCCGTTACGGCAGCGCGTATTGGTACCGATCCGTCGGGCGGGCTTTGTCGCTGAATCTCAGCGTCAATCAGAATCTGAATAAAGCCTCCGATCGAAGCGTCTTCCTGATCGCCACCCTTGCGCTGGATCACAACATCACCGTGAGCGGCAGTGTGCAGCGCGACGGCAACCGTACCGGTTTTGCGCTCGATGCCAGTCAGTCGCCCCCGAGCCAGGGCGGCTTCAGCTGGCGCGCGGCCATGCGCCAGGGCGGCGATCAGAGTGGCGGCCAGGCCGAGCTGGATTACCTTGGCCGCTACGGTCAGGTGGGCATCGGCGTCAACGCCGTCGGCGATACGCGCTATGGATATATGGATGCCACCGGTGCGCTGGTATTGATGGGCGGCGAGGTATTCGCGACACGCTATATCAATAGCGGTTTCGCGGTGGTCTCCACCGGCGGGGTCGCCAACATACCGGTCAAGCTGGAGAACAATCTGATCGGCACGACCAACCGCAACGGCCTGCTCCTGGTCAGCCCATTGAACGCGTATCAGGACAATCACCTCAGCATCGACCCGATGGATCTTCCTGCCGAAGTACAGATCGATCATGTCATGGCACGCACTACACCTACCGATCGAGCTGGGACACTGGTGCGTTTTGCCATCACGTCAGTAAAAGCAGCCCTGGTGACATTGCACGATGCCAGCGGCCAGCCACTACCCGTTGGCAGTCGTGTCGTTCTTGCCGGACAAGCCGAAACGGATGCGATGGTTGGCTTTGACGGCACGGTCTATCTGGACACCCTGGGCGAACACAACACGCTTATCGTGCGCACGCCTACCGGCACATGTCGGGCAAGCTTCGATTATCAGAGCGACAGCCACGGCATTCCCGCCGTCGGGCCTCTGCTTTGCCGCCAGGACACTGCGCCATGA
- the arsH gene encoding arsenical resistance protein ArsH, producing MSHDLPHLDHDYLPLPDAGQLHHAADDGHAPRILILYGSLRPQSFSRKLALEAECILKHLGAETRVFDPHQLPMLDRVPASHPEVQRLREWSTWSEGQVWVSPERHGAITGVFKNQIDWLPLEDGSVRPTQGRTLAVMQVSGGSQSFNVVNTLRVLGRWMRMVAIPNQSSVAKAWQEFDEHGRMKPSAFYDRVVDVMEELMKFTLMVRGRSDYLVSRYSERKGDAIQRKLAQVAGAVEKA from the coding sequence ATGAGCCACGACCTGCCCCACCTCGATCACGACTACCTGCCCCTGCCAGATGCCGGTCAACTTCATCATGCCGCAGACGACGGCCACGCCCCGCGCATCCTGATCCTTTACGGCTCGCTGCGGCCGCAATCGTTCAGTCGAAAACTGGCGCTGGAAGCTGAGTGCATCCTCAAACATCTGGGTGCCGAAACGCGAGTGTTCGACCCCCACCAGCTCCCCATGCTCGACCGCGTACCGGCCAGCCACCCAGAAGTGCAGCGCCTGCGGGAATGGTCCACCTGGTCGGAGGGCCAGGTCTGGGTAAGTCCGGAACGCCATGGCGCGATCACGGGCGTGTTCAAGAACCAGATCGACTGGCTTCCGCTGGAGGATGGCAGCGTGCGACCAACACAAGGCCGCACGCTTGCGGTCATGCAGGTGAGCGGCGGCTCTCAATCGTTCAATGTCGTGAACACATTGCGCGTGCTCGGCCGTTGGATGCGCATGGTCGCCATCCCCAATCAATCGTCCGTGGCAAAGGCATGGCAAGAGTTCGATGAGCACGGCCGCATGAAGCCTTCTGCTTTTTACGACCGGGTCGTGGACGTCATGGAAGAACTGATGAAGTTCACGCTGATGGTGCGCGGTCGCAGTGATTACCTGGTCAGCCGATACAGCGAGCGCAAAGGCGATGCGATCCAACGGAAGCTTGCACAAGTGGCGGGCGCGGTGGAGAAAGCATAA
- a CDS encoding response regulator, producing MSITALVVDDEPIARHAIVRLLRDDPDIELLGECGDGASAVRSIRQQSPDLIFLDVQMPAMNGIEVVNTIGAARMPATVFVTAYEQYAVRAFEANAVDYLVKPFSRERFADTLARVKRRLAVRDAKDEAPSERILQALDAMRQRDSYLKRVPVRTDEHIIFVDVDDIVWIKASGNTVLLHLAEGVHELRETMTTLASRLDPQHFARIHRSAIINMRRVQTIHPWFNGHHVVTMDTGQKLRMSRYQHEAFLRLVPIRDVKRDE from the coding sequence ATGAGCATCACGGCACTCGTCGTGGACGACGAACCGATCGCACGTCACGCGATCGTACGCCTGCTGCGGGATGACCCGGATATCGAATTGCTGGGCGAGTGCGGCGACGGAGCTTCGGCTGTCCGATCGATCCGGCAGCAGTCGCCCGATCTGATCTTTCTCGACGTCCAGATGCCTGCGATGAACGGCATAGAGGTCGTCAATACCATCGGGGCCGCGCGCATGCCGGCAACCGTCTTTGTCACCGCTTATGAGCAATATGCCGTCCGCGCATTCGAGGCGAATGCGGTGGACTATCTGGTAAAGCCGTTCAGTCGTGAACGTTTCGCCGATACGCTGGCCCGCGTCAAAAGGCGGCTCGCTGTCCGCGACGCTAAGGACGAAGCCCCTTCGGAGCGCATACTGCAAGCGCTGGACGCCATGCGCCAGCGCGACAGCTATCTCAAGCGTGTTCCCGTACGCACCGACGAGCACATTATCTTCGTCGACGTCGACGATATCGTATGGATCAAGGCCAGCGGCAACACCGTACTGCTTCACCTGGCCGAAGGTGTCCACGAACTGCGCGAGACCATGACAACGCTTGCCTCGCGCCTCGATCCTCAGCACTTCGCACGTATCCATCGCTCGGCCATCATCAATATGCGCCGCGTGCAAACCATCCATCCCTGGTTCAACGGCCACCACGTCGTCACCATGGATACCGGGCAGAAGCTGCGCATGAGTCGCTATCAGCATGAGGCCTTTTTACGGCTTGTGCCGATTCGGGATGTGAAGCGGGACGAATAG
- a CDS encoding histidine kinase, whose protein sequence is MKVRLGNTDIGLARYVGLWTAVVLAFTVQRYLNDVVGGQHVWDISDYLRWSMIQWYTWAALAPWIFGLAARYPIQAPVRLRKLGKPLSVSLGVTLLAMVIDAAISTVFEPSSFMEQLRLFLGFHVATGLLTYWALFAIQQAMAFHAEKTRRELEASRLQAELAQSRLQALKSQLQPHFLFNTLHAISTLLDEDTLSAGDMLLRLSDLLRAFLEDYDGQEISLQRELILLDLYLGIQRTRFKDRLTTQIYIAPDTLHCSVPSLILQPIVENAIRHGIGEHVGADCIEIESRRENDSLCIDVRNRNSRLAAGATSTSGRGIGLSNTALRLRELYGDAAQVRLEMIWPQGVICRLRLPFRELEEPDDVPEVETT, encoded by the coding sequence ATGAAGGTCCGCCTCGGCAATACCGACATTGGCCTGGCCCGCTATGTCGGCCTATGGACGGCCGTGGTCTTGGCGTTTACCGTCCAGCGATACCTGAACGACGTCGTCGGCGGTCAGCATGTCTGGGACATCTCCGACTATCTGCGCTGGTCCATGATTCAGTGGTACACGTGGGCTGCGTTGGCACCCTGGATATTCGGGCTTGCAGCGAGATATCCCATTCAAGCCCCCGTGCGCCTGCGCAAGCTGGGCAAGCCCCTATCGGTGAGTCTGGGCGTGACGCTGCTGGCGATGGTTATCGATGCGGCCATATCCACCGTATTCGAGCCGAGCTCCTTTATGGAGCAGCTTCGGCTGTTTCTCGGCTTCCATGTCGCAACCGGGTTGCTTACCTATTGGGCCCTGTTCGCGATTCAGCAGGCCATGGCATTCCACGCCGAGAAAACCCGTCGCGAGCTGGAAGCAAGCCGACTGCAGGCCGAACTCGCTCAATCGCGACTGCAGGCTCTCAAGTCGCAGCTTCAGCCGCATTTTCTGTTCAATACGCTGCACGCCATCTCGACACTTCTCGATGAGGACACCCTGTCGGCAGGCGACATGCTGCTGCGCCTGAGCGATCTGCTACGCGCATTTCTGGAAGACTATGACGGCCAGGAGATCAGCCTGCAGCGCGAGCTGATACTGCTCGATCTCTATCTCGGCATTCAGCGGACACGCTTCAAGGACCGTCTCACGACGCAGATATATATCGCCCCGGATACCCTGCACTGCTCGGTACCGAGCCTGATCCTTCAGCCAATCGTAGAGAATGCCATTCGTCACGGCATCGGCGAGCATGTCGGCGCGGACTGCATCGAGATCGAAAGCCGGCGCGAGAACGATAGCCTCTGCATCGATGTGCGCAACCGTAACAGTCGGCTGGCGGCCGGAGCCACATCCACGTCCGGGCGTGGCATCGGACTGTCCAACACGGCACTGCGTTTGCGTGAGCTCTATGGCGATGCGGCGCAGGTCCGCCTGGAAATGATCTGGCCGCAGGGTGTGATCTGCCGCCTGCGCCTGCCGTTCCGCGAACTTGAAGAGCCCGATGACGTGCCGGAAGTGGAGACGACATGA
- a CDS encoding molecular chaperone codes for MKRTWLRYTLGGALFAGLLMPVGASASGLQVAPTTLSLKASQNADGLWLINTGDNVVHAQVRVYHWTQNDQGDQLIGSRGLVISPPMLQLAAGDRQLIRVIRTGAPPNGTGAVEDAYRLAIDELPIDVEGKQGLQFVLHYSVPIFIEPVGATAPPQLQWNLLRHGEQVMLRVSNHGGSHAQLAALSYIDTNGHRTDINPGLLGYVLPGATMQWMLKPPAAAFAAGGILEAMINGEKAAQDLSLADRSR; via the coding sequence ATGAAGCGCACATGGTTGCGATACACGTTAGGCGGCGCCCTGTTCGCCGGCCTGCTGATGCCCGTAGGTGCAAGCGCGAGTGGCCTGCAGGTAGCGCCAACGACACTCAGCCTCAAGGCCTCGCAAAACGCCGATGGATTGTGGCTTATCAACACCGGCGACAACGTGGTGCATGCGCAAGTGCGCGTCTATCACTGGACGCAGAACGACCAGGGCGATCAGCTCATCGGCTCTCGTGGCCTGGTGATCAGTCCACCGATGCTGCAGCTCGCTGCCGGCGATCGCCAGTTGATACGCGTCATCCGGACCGGGGCACCGCCCAACGGCACGGGTGCCGTTGAAGATGCCTATCGGCTGGCGATCGATGAGCTTCCGATTGACGTGGAGGGCAAACAAGGGCTGCAGTTCGTGCTGCATTACTCGGTACCGATCTTCATCGAACCTGTCGGCGCAACTGCGCCGCCGCAGTTGCAATGGAACCTGCTGCGTCATGGCGAACAAGTCATGTTGCGGGTAAGCAACCACGGCGGCAGCCACGCTCAACTGGCGGCACTCAGCTACATCGACACTAACGGTCATCGCACGGACATCAATCCTGGTCTGCTTGGTTACGTTCTACCGGGTGCCACTATGCAGTGGATGCTGAAGCCACCCGCCGCGGCATTTGCCGCTGGCGGCATTCTTGAGGCGATGATCAATGGAGAGAAGGCCGCGCAAGACCTGTCGCTGGCCGATCGCTCTCGCTGA
- a CDS encoding metalloregulator ArsR/SmtB family transcription factor, translating to METIQAISALTALGHAKRLAIFRLLVVAGPAGRMAGDLGEALGMPSATLSFHLKELVGAGLIVGEQQGRFICYRAAFDAMNGLIAYLTHNCCADSVGAECAPSDACC from the coding sequence ATGGAAACGATACAAGCAATCTCCGCCTTGACGGCTCTGGGGCATGCCAAACGCCTGGCCATTTTCCGTTTACTTGTGGTGGCCGGTCCTGCGGGCCGTATGGCCGGCGATCTCGGAGAGGCGTTGGGAATGCCTAGCGCGACTTTGTCGTTCCACCTTAAAGAGCTGGTGGGTGCTGGGTTGATCGTGGGCGAACAGCAGGGGCGTTTTATCTGTTACCGGGCTGCCTTCGATGCCATGAATGGCTTGATCGCCTACCTGACCCACAACTGCTGCGCCGATAGTGTCGGGGCAGAGTGTGCGCCGAGCGATGCCTGCTGCTGA
- a CDS encoding sulfatase-like hydrolase/transferase produces MQSDESGSTAASHSAGQGQAQQIASERKSRPNILMIMVDQLYYPDSGYGSAGFADGIKQVLNFVGNIDPANNAWAQYYPGFCKLREYGVVFTDHTIAESACIPSRASIMTGQYGPRSGVTQTDGLFKSGDAQNFPWLKADGAPTVGDYFREIGYSTHYFGKWHVSDPPEHTLEGFGFADWELSWPEPHGSLTNNMGAYRDYQFADLACAFLCNRGLGVPFARNTGHVSANAPDSPVVPEPKPFFAVCSFTNPHDIATYPTLPRALKPQFPPNEPLEQPEFGPGMSVPVPLPGTFSAAPKNGTFRIPMNPLGLPQACATASPTQNEDLLTNNKPRAQYDYAYKVALGLAAKTGLSIAEAKGGDEATQLRNAIEATLAIPIPFQLQEDADGAATGFLQYYAYMISMVDRHIHRVLQTLDEAGLRDDTVVVFASDHGEYGASHGMMIEKWHGAYQETVHVPFLVSAKQFNTDRDTPVLIDALTSHIDILPTLLGIAGASTAQIERARRNLSKTHPAAALPGANLVPLIEAGGGPVIGPDGKERKAVLFATDDMITEPLPRDDDPHNVTSQQQYAVFAATVELLRTPPTADATPHRHLPDLTPGPVCQPAHVRALRSGDWKLVRYCDPWSPQPVPDQWELYNLAHDPIENVNLIVYNGAFPTPIAASAMPAGVTEEDVVATAKALREELARQEAAWLSPYPSAYPSGRL; encoded by the coding sequence ATGCAGAGCGACGAGAGCGGCAGCACCGCGGCAAGCCATAGCGCAGGGCAAGGACAGGCACAGCAGATAGCAAGCGAGCGAAAATCCCGCCCCAATATCCTGATGATCATGGTGGATCAGCTTTACTATCCCGACAGTGGATACGGATCGGCTGGGTTTGCCGATGGCATCAAACAGGTGCTCAATTTTGTCGGCAATATCGATCCGGCCAACAACGCATGGGCACAGTACTATCCCGGCTTCTGCAAGCTGCGCGAATACGGGGTCGTATTTACCGATCACACCATCGCCGAATCGGCCTGTATCCCGAGTCGCGCCAGCATCATGACCGGGCAGTACGGCCCCCGTAGCGGCGTGACGCAGACCGACGGTCTGTTCAAGAGCGGCGACGCGCAAAATTTCCCCTGGCTCAAGGCCGATGGCGCCCCTACTGTTGGCGACTACTTTCGTGAGATCGGCTACAGCACGCATTACTTTGGCAAGTGGCATGTCAGCGACCCGCCGGAGCACACGCTGGAAGGATTCGGGTTCGCCGATTGGGAGCTGTCGTGGCCGGAACCGCATGGCTCGTTGACCAACAACATGGGCGCTTATCGCGATTATCAGTTCGCCGACCTGGCGTGTGCGTTCCTGTGCAATCGCGGCCTGGGCGTGCCGTTCGCGCGCAACACGGGGCATGTCAGCGCGAACGCTCCCGACAGCCCTGTCGTGCCGGAGCCGAAGCCTTTCTTTGCGGTGTGCTCGTTCACCAATCCGCACGACATCGCCACCTACCCGACCTTGCCGCGCGCGCTGAAACCACAGTTTCCACCGAACGAACCCCTGGAACAGCCGGAGTTCGGGCCCGGCATGTCGGTGCCCGTACCGCTGCCCGGCACCTTCAGCGCGGCGCCGAAGAACGGCACGTTTCGCATCCCGATGAACCCGCTGGGATTGCCGCAGGCATGCGCCACCGCATCGCCCACGCAGAACGAAGACCTGCTGACCAACAACAAGCCGCGCGCCCAATACGACTACGCCTATAAGGTAGCCTTGGGGCTGGCAGCAAAGACTGGCCTCAGCATTGCCGAAGCCAAGGGCGGCGATGAGGCGACGCAGCTGCGCAACGCCATCGAGGCGACGCTGGCCATTCCGATTCCCTTCCAATTGCAGGAAGACGCCGATGGCGCCGCCACCGGGTTCCTGCAGTACTACGCCTATATGATCTCGATGGTCGACCGACACATCCATCGCGTACTGCAGACTCTGGATGAAGCCGGCCTGCGCGACGATACCGTGGTCGTGTTCGCCTCCGATCACGGCGAGTATGGCGCATCGCACGGCATGATGATCGAGAAGTGGCACGGCGCCTATCAGGAAACGGTGCATGTACCCTTCCTGGTGAGCGCCAAACAGTTCAATACCGACCGGGATACGCCGGTGCTGATCGACGCACTTACCAGCCACATCGACATCTTGCCGACCTTGCTGGGGATCGCCGGAGCGAGCACCGCACAAATCGAACGGGCTCGTCGCAATCTGTCCAAGACGCACCCCGCCGCGGCACTGCCCGGGGCGAATCTTGTGCCACTGATTGAAGCGGGTGGCGGGCCGGTGATCGGACCCGATGGCAAGGAGCGCAAGGCGGTCCTGTTTGCCACTGACGACATGATCACCGAACCGCTGCCGCGCGACGACGATCCGCACAACGTCACTTCGCAGCAGCAGTACGCGGTATTTGCCGCGACGGTTGAATTGTTGCGTACGCCGCCGACAGCAGATGCGACGCCACACCGCCATTTGCCGGATCTGACACCCGGCCCGGTATGTCAGCCCGCGCACGTGCGCGCGCTGCGCAGCGGCGACTGGAAACTGGTGCGCTATTGCGATCCGTGGAGTCCACAGCCGGTGCCGGACCAGTGGGAACTGTACAACCTGGCTCACGATCCGATCGAGAACGTGAACCTGATCGTCTATAACGGCGCCTTTCCAACACCGATCGCAGCATCCGCCATGCCGGCGGGGGTGACGGAGGAAGACGTAGTGGCTACCGCCAAGGCTCTGCGCGAAGAACTGGCACGGCAGGAAGCGGCTTGGTTATCGCCCTATCCCAGCGCGTATCCCAGCGGCAGGCTTTGA
- a CDS encoding spore coat protein U domain-containing protein, with protein sequence MSLKKTLLITSLLFSSGFTLTAQAASPATATFQVLMVIQKACTVTAGATSNINLGTVASTALNTTGSNTISVTCSKSTPYYVGLAPSAANGGTTTGSGGMSTADALAGNTDKVPYQLTSTPGPSGTVWGNTATSTTVGNGVAGTGSGTAQSLTVYATAPSANFTPDSYADTVTVNVNF encoded by the coding sequence ATGTCGCTCAAGAAAACTCTGCTGATTACCAGCCTGCTCTTCAGTAGCGGCTTTACCCTGACTGCCCAAGCCGCCAGTCCCGCGACAGCGACATTCCAGGTCCTGATGGTGATTCAGAAAGCCTGCACCGTAACCGCTGGCGCCACCTCCAATATCAATCTGGGCACGGTAGCGTCCACCGCGTTGAACACTACCGGCAGCAATACCATCAGCGTGACCTGTTCGAAGAGCACACCGTATTACGTGGGCCTGGCGCCGTCGGCAGCCAATGGCGGCACGACGACGGGCAGCGGCGGCATGAGTACAGCCGATGCCCTCGCCGGCAATACCGACAAGGTGCCCTATCAACTGACTTCTACTCCAGGCCCCTCAGGCACCGTGTGGGGCAACACTGCCACCTCGACGACGGTCGGCAATGGCGTAGCCGGTACCGGCAGCGGTACGGCGCAATCGCTTACCGTCTACGCCACTGCACCCAGCGCCAACTTCACACCCGATAGCTATGCCGACACCGTCACGGTCAATGTGAACTTCTGA
- a CDS encoding arsenate reductase ArsC, translating to MTRRVLFVCTGNSARSVLAEATLRSWAGSRFEAFSAGSQPAGRVNPYALDTLAAEGIATAGLRSKSWDEFSGDVAPPMDIVVTVCDSAAAEPCPVFFGDFVRTHWGLPDPAAVEGSDADKRAAFAHAHAVIKTRLLAFLALPDEIWADRVALKTALDRIGLIPADKACV from the coding sequence ATGACCCGTCGCGTCCTGTTTGTCTGCACCGGTAACTCCGCTCGCAGTGTGCTCGCCGAGGCGACGCTGCGGTCCTGGGCGGGTAGCCGTTTTGAAGCATTCAGTGCCGGCAGTCAGCCTGCCGGTCGCGTTAATCCCTATGCGCTCGATACCCTGGCAGCGGAGGGCATTGCCACCGCCGGTTTGCGGAGCAAATCATGGGATGAATTCTCCGGTGACGTTGCGCCACCTATGGATATTGTCGTAACGGTTTGCGATAGCGCGGCCGCTGAGCCGTGCCCGGTATTCTTCGGCGACTTCGTGCGCACGCATTGGGGCTTGCCGGATCCCGCGGCTGTCGAAGGCAGTGATGCCGACAAACGTGCAGCGTTTGCGCATGCACATGCGGTGATCAAGACCCGCTTGCTTGCATTCTTGGCGTTGCCTGACGAGATATGGGCTGATCGCGTTGCGTTGAAGACGGCGCTGGATCGCATCGGCCTTATTCCAGCGGATAAAGCTTGCGTCTGA
- a CDS encoding DUF1330 domain-containing protein yields the protein MTTYIVFIRESTQDAAELERYSASVKPSFDGHPVSFLALYGKHETLEGAPVEGVVIISFPTMAEAKTWYDSPAYQDVAQHRFKGATYRVVMVEGV from the coding sequence ATGACCACCTATATCGTCTTCATCCGTGAGAGCACTCAGGATGCCGCTGAATTAGAGCGCTACTCAGCCTCCGTCAAGCCAAGCTTCGATGGCCACCCTGTGAGCTTTCTCGCGCTATACGGCAAGCACGAGACCCTTGAGGGCGCGCCTGTCGAAGGCGTTGTGATCATCTCCTTCCCAACGATGGCCGAGGCGAAAACCTGGTACGACAGCCCGGCCTACCAGGATGTAGCGCAGCACCGCTTCAAGGGCGCTACCTATCGCGTCGTGATGGTCGAAGGTGTGTGA
- a CDS encoding EamA family transporter, translating to MSSRSAVAPIVLAVGVLLISMVSYQCGASLAKHLFPQVGAQGATAYRLGLSALMLLLWRRPWRRFTQGRDWRALWGYGLSMGAMNLVFYMSLRTIPLGIAVALEFTGPLALALFGSRRLVDFIWIALVIAGLALLLPLRGQMQALDPIGVMYALAAGVGWALYILLGKKAGDGYGADAVTLGTSIGALLAIPFGVAHAGSALLSPALLPYALGVAVLSSALPYSLEMMALTRLPARTFSTLLSLEPAIAAVAGVALLDEQLSLLQWLAIIAIIVAAAGTALSVRRPPLTEPLVN from the coding sequence ATGTCGTCACGCTCCGCCGTTGCCCCGATCGTACTTGCGGTCGGCGTGCTGTTGATCAGCATGGTCTCGTACCAATGCGGCGCCTCGCTGGCCAAGCATCTGTTTCCGCAGGTGGGTGCACAGGGCGCAACCGCTTACCGTCTGGGGCTTAGCGCGTTGATGCTGTTGCTGTGGCGACGCCCGTGGCGCCGATTCACCCAGGGGCGCGACTGGCGAGCATTGTGGGGCTACGGCCTTTCGATGGGGGCGATGAACCTGGTGTTCTATATGTCGCTGCGCACGATTCCGTTGGGCATCGCGGTGGCGCTCGAATTTACCGGGCCGCTGGCGCTGGCGTTGTTCGGCTCGCGCCGGCTTGTCGACTTCATCTGGATTGCGCTGGTGATCGCAGGGCTTGCCCTGTTGTTGCCGTTGCGCGGGCAGATGCAGGCGCTCGATCCGATCGGCGTGATGTACGCGCTGGCGGCGGGCGTGGGTTGGGCGCTGTATATCCTGCTCGGCAAGAAGGCTGGCGACGGCTACGGCGCGGATGCGGTAACCCTGGGTACCTCGATCGGTGCCTTGCTGGCGATCCCGTTCGGTGTCGCGCATGCAGGGAGCGCGCTGCTATCGCCGGCATTGTTGCCCTATGCCTTGGGCGTAGCGGTGCTGAGCTCGGCGCTGCCGTATTCGCTGGAGATGATGGCGCTGACCCGATTGCCTGCGCGTACGTTCAGCACCTTGTTGAGCCTGGAACCGGCCATCGCTGCCGTGGCCGGTGTCGCATTACTGGACGAGCAGCTCAGCTTGCTGCAATGGCTGGCGATCATAGCGATCATCGTGGCGGCAGCCGGCACCGCATTGAGTGTGCGCCGACCACCGCTGACCGAGCCGTTGGTGAACTGA